The Salvelinus alpinus chromosome 28, SLU_Salpinus.1, whole genome shotgun sequence genome includes a window with the following:
- the LOC139557040 gene encoding transmembrane protein 115-like, with the protein MNRYLPVARQHFLGALTNTSVVVKSISAIVLLLYLLSWAVDTPYALGVTPGYLFPPNFWIWTLVTHAVVEQHVWGLVANVGTVMACGRLLEPLWGALELLIFFAVVNISAGLLAGLSYLLTYVATFDLDYLFSVRIHGAPAFLGGVLVALKQTMGDTTVLRVPQVRLKASPALVLLCLALLRLSGLLENAAPLAAYSFGALAGWVYLRFYQRHSRGRGDMSDHFAFASFFPEVVQPVVGLLAGLVHAALVKIKVCRKMVKRYDVGAPSSITISLPGADPQDTERRRQLALKALNERLKKVEDQSAWPSMDNEEDDDEDEVRADTPLLSGHERTSPAGGSTGSQNTTGQESSIISFEDAPSSS; encoded by the exons ATGAATCGCTATCTGCCAGTTGCACGACAGCACTTCTTGGGTGCATTAACCAACACTAGCGTTGTGGTGAAGTCCATAAGTGCCATAGTGCTACTTCTGTATCTGCTCTCATGGGCAGTTGACACTCCATACGCCCTGGGTGTGACGCCTGGCTACCTCTTCCCCCCTAACTTCTGGATCTGGACCCTGGTGACCCATGCCGTGGTGGAGCAGCATGTGTGGGGATTGGTGGCCAATGTTGGGACTGTCATGGCCTGTGGCCGGCTGTTGGAGCCTCTGTGGGGCGCCTTGGAGCTGCTAATCTTTTTTGCCGTGGTCAACATCTCTGCAGGCCTCCTGGCAGGCCTCTCCTACTTGCTCACGTACGTCGCCACCTTTGACCTGGACTACTTGTTTTCTGTGCGTATCCATGGGGCACCAGCTTTCCTCGGGGGGGTGTTGGTGGCCCTCAAGCAGACCATGGGGGACACAACTGTGCTGCGGGTTCCACAGGTGAGGCTCAAAGCGTCCCCAGCGCTGGTCCTCCTCTGCCTGGCCCTGCTACGCCTGTCTGGCCTGCTGGAGAATGCCGCCCCACTGGCGGCCTACAGCTTTGGCGCCCTGGCAGGCTGGGTCTACCTGCGCTTCTACCAGAGGCACAGCCGGGGCCGCGGGGACATGTCAGACCACTTTGCCTTTGCCTCCTTCTTCCCTGAAGTGGTGCAGCCAGTGGTGGGGCTGCTGGCTGGCCTGGTGCACGCAGCCCTGGTGAAGATCAAGGTGTGCAGGAAGATGGTGAAGCGTTACGACGTCGGGGCACCTTCCTCCATCACCATCAGTCTGCCGGGGGCGGATCCCCAggacacagagaggaggag GCAGTTGGCGCTGAAGGCCCTGAACGAGCGACTGAAGAAGGTGGAGGACCAGTCGGCCTGGCCGAGCATGGACAACGAAGAGGACGACGATGAGGACGAGGTTCGGGCCGACACCCCGCTGCTCTCTGGACATGAGAGAACCTCGCCAGCAGGGGGGTCTACTGGTTCCCAGAACACCACGGGACAGGAGTCCAGCATCATCAGCTTTGAGGACGCCCCCTCCAGCTCATAA